The Oryctolagus cuniculus chromosome 5, mOryCun1.1, whole genome shotgun sequence genome includes a region encoding these proteins:
- the IRF4 gene encoding interferon regulatory factor 4 isoform X2 has protein sequence MNLEGGGRGAEFGMSAVSCGNGKLRQWLIDQIDSGKYPGLVWENEDKSVFRIPWKHAGKQDYNREEDAALFKAWALFKGKFREGIDKPDPPTWKTRLRCALNKSNDFEELVERSQLDISDPYKVYRIVPEGAKKGAKQLALEDPQMTMGHPYTMTAPYTSLPAQVHNYMMPPHDRSWRDYVPDQPHPEIPYQCPVTFGPRSHHWQGPTCENGCQVTGTFYACAPPESQAPGIPIEPSIRSAEALALSDCRLHICLYYREILVKELTTSSPEGCRISHGHTYDASNLDQVLFPYPEDNGQRKNIEKLLSHLERGVVLWMAPDGLYAKRLCQSRIYWDGPLALCSDRPNKLDRDQTCKLFDTQQFLSELQAFAHHGRPLPRFQVTLCFGEEFPDPQRQRKLITAHVEPLLARQLYYFAQQNSGHFLRGYDVPEHISSTEDYHRSIRHSSIQE, from the exons ATGAACCTGGAGGGCGGCGGCCGGGGCGCGGAGTTCGGCATGAGCGCGGTGAGCTGCGGCAACGGGAAGCTCCGCCAGTGGCTGATCGACCAGATCGACAGCGGCAAGTACCCGGGGCTGGTGTGGGAGAACGAGGACAAGAGCGTCTTCCGCATCCCCTGGAAGCACGCGGGCAAGCAGGACTACAACCGCGAGGAGGACGCCGCCCTCTTCAAG GCTTGGGCACTATTTAAAGGCAAGTTCCGAGAAGGCATCGATAAGCCGGACCCTCCCACCTGGAAGACGCGCTTGCGCTGTGCCCTGAACAAGAGCAATGACTTTGAGGAGCTGGTGGAGAGGAGCCAGCTGGACATCTCAGACCCCTACAAAGTGTACAGGATCGTCCCCGAGGGAGCCAAGAAAG GGGCCAAGCAGCTCGCGCTGGAGGACCCACAGATGACCATGGGCCACCCTTACACCATGACGGCTCCCTACACCTCGCTCCCAGCCCAG GTTCATAACTACATGATGCCGCCCCACGACCGCAGCTGGAGGGATTACGTCCCCGATCAGCCACACCCAGAAATCCCCTATCAATGTCCCGTGACGTTTGGCCCCCGCAGCCACCACTGGCAAGGCCCAACCTGTGAAAACG GTTGCCAGGTGACAGGAACCTTTTATGCTTGTGCCCCACCCGAGTCCCAGGCTCCCGGGATCCCCATAGAGCCAAGCATAAggtctgctgaagccctggcgcTCTCAG ACTGCCGCCTGCACATCTGCCTGTACTACCGGGAAATCTTGGTGAAGGAGCTGACCACGTCCAGCCCCGAGGGCTGCCGGATCTCCCACGGACACACTTACGACGCCAGCAACCTGGACCAGGTCCTGTTCCCTTACCCGGAGGACAATGGGCAGAGGAAAAACATCGAGAAGCTGCTGAGCCACCTGGAGCGGGGCGTGGTCCTCTGGATGGCCCCCGACGGGCTGTACGCCAAAAGACTGTGCCAGAGCAGGATCTACTGGGACGGGCCTCTGGCCCTGTGCAGCGACCGGCCCAACAAACTGGACAGAGACCAGACCTGCAAGCTCTTTGACACACAGCAGTTCCTCTCAG AGCTGCAAGCGTTCGCTCACCATGGCCGTCCACTGCCGAGATTCCAGGTGACCTTGTGCTTCGGGGAGGAGTTtccagaccctcagaggcagAGGAAGCTCATCACGGCTCAC GTAGAACCTCTGCTAGCCAGACAACTGTATTACTTTGCTCAGCAAAACAGTGGACATTTCCTGAGGGGCTACGATGTCCCTGAACACATCAGCAGCACAGAGGATTACCACAGATCCATCCGCCACTCTTCCATTCAGGAATGA
- the IRF4 gene encoding interferon regulatory factor 4 isoform X3 translates to MNLEGGGRGAEFGMSAVSCGNGKLRQWLIDQIDSGKYPGLVWENEDKSVFRIPWKHAGKQDYNREEDAALFKAWALFKGKFREGIDKPDPPTWKTRLRCALNKSNDFEELVERSQLDISDPYKVYRIVPEGAKKGAKQLALEDPQMTMGHPYTMTAPYTSLPAQQVHNYMMPPHDRSWRDYVPDQPHPEIPYQCPVTFGPRSHHWQGPTCENDCRLHICLYYREILVKELTTSSPEGCRISHGHTYDASNLDQVLFPYPEDNGQRKNIEKLLSHLERGVVLWMAPDGLYAKRLCQSRIYWDGPLALCSDRPNKLDRDQTCKLFDTQQFLSELQAFAHHGRPLPRFQVTLCFGEEFPDPQRQRKLITAHVEPLLARQLYYFAQQNSGHFLRGYDVPEHISSTEDYHRSIRHSSIQE, encoded by the exons ATGAACCTGGAGGGCGGCGGCCGGGGCGCGGAGTTCGGCATGAGCGCGGTGAGCTGCGGCAACGGGAAGCTCCGCCAGTGGCTGATCGACCAGATCGACAGCGGCAAGTACCCGGGGCTGGTGTGGGAGAACGAGGACAAGAGCGTCTTCCGCATCCCCTGGAAGCACGCGGGCAAGCAGGACTACAACCGCGAGGAGGACGCCGCCCTCTTCAAG GCTTGGGCACTATTTAAAGGCAAGTTCCGAGAAGGCATCGATAAGCCGGACCCTCCCACCTGGAAGACGCGCTTGCGCTGTGCCCTGAACAAGAGCAATGACTTTGAGGAGCTGGTGGAGAGGAGCCAGCTGGACATCTCAGACCCCTACAAAGTGTACAGGATCGTCCCCGAGGGAGCCAAGAAAG GGGCCAAGCAGCTCGCGCTGGAGGACCCACAGATGACCATGGGCCACCCTTACACCATGACGGCTCCCTACACCTCGCTCCCAGCCCAG CAGGTTCATAACTACATGATGCCGCCCCACGACCGCAGCTGGAGGGATTACGTCCCCGATCAGCCACACCCAGAAATCCCCTATCAATGTCCCGTGACGTTTGGCCCCCGCAGCCACCACTGGCAAGGCCCAACCTGTGAAAACG ACTGCCGCCTGCACATCTGCCTGTACTACCGGGAAATCTTGGTGAAGGAGCTGACCACGTCCAGCCCCGAGGGCTGCCGGATCTCCCACGGACACACTTACGACGCCAGCAACCTGGACCAGGTCCTGTTCCCTTACCCGGAGGACAATGGGCAGAGGAAAAACATCGAGAAGCTGCTGAGCCACCTGGAGCGGGGCGTGGTCCTCTGGATGGCCCCCGACGGGCTGTACGCCAAAAGACTGTGCCAGAGCAGGATCTACTGGGACGGGCCTCTGGCCCTGTGCAGCGACCGGCCCAACAAACTGGACAGAGACCAGACCTGCAAGCTCTTTGACACACAGCAGTTCCTCTCAG AGCTGCAAGCGTTCGCTCACCATGGCCGTCCACTGCCGAGATTCCAGGTGACCTTGTGCTTCGGGGAGGAGTTtccagaccctcagaggcagAGGAAGCTCATCACGGCTCAC GTAGAACCTCTGCTAGCCAGACAACTGTATTACTTTGCTCAGCAAAACAGTGGACATTTCCTGAGGGGCTACGATGTCCCTGAACACATCAGCAGCACAGAGGATTACCACAGATCCATCCGCCACTCTTCCATTCAGGAATGA
- the IRF4 gene encoding interferon regulatory factor 4 isoform X1 — protein MNLEGGGRGAEFGMSAVSCGNGKLRQWLIDQIDSGKYPGLVWENEDKSVFRIPWKHAGKQDYNREEDAALFKAWALFKGKFREGIDKPDPPTWKTRLRCALNKSNDFEELVERSQLDISDPYKVYRIVPEGAKKGAKQLALEDPQMTMGHPYTMTAPYTSLPAQQVHNYMMPPHDRSWRDYVPDQPHPEIPYQCPVTFGPRSHHWQGPTCENGCQVTGTFYACAPPESQAPGIPIEPSIRSAEALALSDCRLHICLYYREILVKELTTSSPEGCRISHGHTYDASNLDQVLFPYPEDNGQRKNIEKLLSHLERGVVLWMAPDGLYAKRLCQSRIYWDGPLALCSDRPNKLDRDQTCKLFDTQQFLSELQAFAHHGRPLPRFQVTLCFGEEFPDPQRQRKLITAHVEPLLARQLYYFAQQNSGHFLRGYDVPEHISSTEDYHRSIRHSSIQE, from the exons ATGAACCTGGAGGGCGGCGGCCGGGGCGCGGAGTTCGGCATGAGCGCGGTGAGCTGCGGCAACGGGAAGCTCCGCCAGTGGCTGATCGACCAGATCGACAGCGGCAAGTACCCGGGGCTGGTGTGGGAGAACGAGGACAAGAGCGTCTTCCGCATCCCCTGGAAGCACGCGGGCAAGCAGGACTACAACCGCGAGGAGGACGCCGCCCTCTTCAAG GCTTGGGCACTATTTAAAGGCAAGTTCCGAGAAGGCATCGATAAGCCGGACCCTCCCACCTGGAAGACGCGCTTGCGCTGTGCCCTGAACAAGAGCAATGACTTTGAGGAGCTGGTGGAGAGGAGCCAGCTGGACATCTCAGACCCCTACAAAGTGTACAGGATCGTCCCCGAGGGAGCCAAGAAAG GGGCCAAGCAGCTCGCGCTGGAGGACCCACAGATGACCATGGGCCACCCTTACACCATGACGGCTCCCTACACCTCGCTCCCAGCCCAG CAGGTTCATAACTACATGATGCCGCCCCACGACCGCAGCTGGAGGGATTACGTCCCCGATCAGCCACACCCAGAAATCCCCTATCAATGTCCCGTGACGTTTGGCCCCCGCAGCCACCACTGGCAAGGCCCAACCTGTGAAAACG GTTGCCAGGTGACAGGAACCTTTTATGCTTGTGCCCCACCCGAGTCCCAGGCTCCCGGGATCCCCATAGAGCCAAGCATAAggtctgctgaagccctggcgcTCTCAG ACTGCCGCCTGCACATCTGCCTGTACTACCGGGAAATCTTGGTGAAGGAGCTGACCACGTCCAGCCCCGAGGGCTGCCGGATCTCCCACGGACACACTTACGACGCCAGCAACCTGGACCAGGTCCTGTTCCCTTACCCGGAGGACAATGGGCAGAGGAAAAACATCGAGAAGCTGCTGAGCCACCTGGAGCGGGGCGTGGTCCTCTGGATGGCCCCCGACGGGCTGTACGCCAAAAGACTGTGCCAGAGCAGGATCTACTGGGACGGGCCTCTGGCCCTGTGCAGCGACCGGCCCAACAAACTGGACAGAGACCAGACCTGCAAGCTCTTTGACACACAGCAGTTCCTCTCAG AGCTGCAAGCGTTCGCTCACCATGGCCGTCCACTGCCGAGATTCCAGGTGACCTTGTGCTTCGGGGAGGAGTTtccagaccctcagaggcagAGGAAGCTCATCACGGCTCAC GTAGAACCTCTGCTAGCCAGACAACTGTATTACTTTGCTCAGCAAAACAGTGGACATTTCCTGAGGGGCTACGATGTCCCTGAACACATCAGCAGCACAGAGGATTACCACAGATCCATCCGCCACTCTTCCATTCAGGAATGA